The sequence below is a genomic window from Harmonia axyridis chromosome 1, icHarAxyr1.1, whole genome shotgun sequence.
tatatgggcgaaagatcggggaatctgggcggtcatggcaaaagattcagaTGGGtagcttcgaaaaagtttaaaccaaCTCTGGCatcatgaggtcgggcattacattgctgaaatattggattctcgagccggttaaggtaagggagaacatatttCTTGACGGTAACGTGTAGCGCTGTCATGtcacctcgaataaagactaaagagGTGACAGTGGTGACCTACTTGCTTgagcaatagcaccccataccataacgcctactgtccagtgtacatgacgctcaacatcaaactgagtacatgacgctcaacatcaaactgaggttcacgtctttctcctcgacgtcgtctaacccttcttcggacATCATGTGCATCCATGGAGAATCGAGAATAATCAGAAAAAACGACCTGATaccattccaatgttgacgtcctctgcaccactgtaatcgttgccggcgatgctcaaccgtcagagataTCACAAGAAGCGTTCGATAGTGCGTCAgttcaaaagaccttatccggcggtaaacagCCTGGTAGAGCCTCTGCGATCCGTCGGTCCATGGATGTTTCACTGCGCAATTTCTTTTCTTGTTGGCAGTCGGGCTGGGGGACGTCTGACTCGACTTCGACTGGATCCCCTCTGTTCACCTTATTTCCGACAACCCTTGGTTTTGCCCAAGTTTCCCTCTAGCCTGTTTCATTTCAGGTCATGGTCCTTTCAAAGGTAATCTAGCTGTTCAGGTTGAGGAGTCACATTGGCCATGTGGTCGCCCACAGTTCAGCGACCACATCCTTAGAAACTGTCCCTTGTCTAGTGACTTTAGGGTCATTTACGGTCTATCTATTCTGGAGTCTCCGGGTCTCAGATTAGCCGATTTTTGTTTATCTCGCAATCATTTTGACCCTTTATCTGCATTCGCGGCTGACGCTATATGTCGCCTCATCTCCTGGCATTCGGCCTAATATGAGATTCTACCCCAGGCAGCAATGATGTGAATATGACTAAGCGTAGTGACGAGCACTGCTCATGAACTACTTTTGCACTACTGCTGAGTTACAGTTAcagaatggccttgttctcctaaccactcatcagccaaagatcgagttatcgcaaatcggtctctaatggtcataagtcttagacttgaatttcatttgtgccccttcgatgtccggtgcctactctcctttgattttgggcattattaaaccacgcttgacaacatctcatagcagtagttgaatttctgttggtacggttagcgatttctcgaagtgacaaccccgcctcccattgaccaataattcgacctctttcaaattcacttagctcctgataaattccgcgtatacGTGctttaggcattttaacaacaactaaacatcgactttggatctcttcgaacagctggtttgttgtaaaattcaataaaCGATTACAATATtttagtaacaaaaattgtttacgtGGAAAAATTTTCACGATTCTCCAACAATCATTTACTCCTATCAATTTTTTAgcaaaaaaagaaattaatttaaacagctccttctgggtgttgtagtCTATttatcagttagtatatttgtgCCAATATTTGTAAATGAGAATGTGTTATTTTCTTGACTcactttgcgcccctacaatttggcgccccggcaaaatgtccgattTGCAGGTCCTGGCTGCGGTACTGGTTATGGGCGAGTACGTAAAGTCAGCGCTGTTGAATGCGCTGAAAGAATGCACTTGACAGCACTGAACCAGCAAAATGCCGGAGAAAAAGCGCTGCATTCTTTGCTGAATCATAGATTTACATGTAGTTTATTATGAACGCTATTTCAACGACATCCACagttcaaatgaataattaagTTAATCTGTTTAATTACCTcatatatgaatatatttattcattgtcTCAAAAAAAGCGAAGACATAatcttttaatgaattttttttattattttgtgaagaaaatttcctcgaaaaccttctcatatttattcgggaaataatttttttaaatatgtaaCTATTGATAATTTGTAGTGGTTGTgcatgcccgagaggtggcgttgctGGCTTTCAGTCACTCTCTAATAAGATATCATCGGTGGGTTCATAAGAATCCCCGAATTTGTGCAGAGTTACCTcttcacgatggtgtgagaggctgtgtcttgggcagagatcgctgtAATACAGCGATCTCTGCTCACAGCTTTACAGCTGCTGTATAGGCCAgctgatgagtccaccagcgttctcgggacgaaacacagtAAACCCGTGAGAGAAGGCGCAACTACGacatttggctcgagaaagactcgccaatattaataatatacatAATCATCATTCAGCTTTCTGTGTCCACTGCCGAACATTAGCCTCTTCAATTTCTGCCAATTTCAATGATGGAATGAGGCAGACAAGGTCCCTAGTGGCACTACTATTGCATCCATAAATGCAACAATAAAAACTTTTGATTTCGATCATTTCATGTTCTATGTGTagtagtaatattttttgatattatgaTATTATATTATGATAGATGAAACACACGCAAATTTGTGTTTGCGACCAAGAAAAACTAGTTTGAGACGgcgaaacttgaaaaaaaatgcagtccaaaaaaatgttcaacCTCAATAGAACATCAAAGAGAAACATAATTTAAATAGTTATGATTCTGTACAACCACTTGTAATTATGTAATGATTTCTAAATATGAATTATCGTAGAAAAAAACCATGAAAtgacaaatatttaaatttagaATTGCCATATCAGGCTGTATATGGGCAAAGTATTTGTTTTCTTTTCCATTCATAATCATCATTCTGCTTAGTTAAATGTTTACAATACACCGCGTCAGAAGCTTGCTTCTCctaaaatgttttttgtttggATAATTGATTATAAATTACAATTACATGTTCTATTATTTTGAGTTACTTCTAAATAtcagaaatattcagttaaactgAGTAAAAACTATTTTCATTGTTCATTATATTCTTTCCTGTATAAATAACACAAATAACCACGTACAAAATACTTCTGTTTACAATGATCTTCCCTACACTTGAAAACGTATGCTGTAGATGGCGAAGCCTACCCTTGTATAGGGAAGATTTCTGACATTCATGTTTTTCTTCCAAGGTTCTATGTTATATCACAGACTTATCTACTACTACTCTAACTACTCTACTCTAACTGAGTAAAAACTATTTTCATTGTTCATTATATTCTTTCCTGTATAAATAACACAAATAACCACGTACAAAATACTTCTGTTTACAATGATCTTCCCTACACTTGAAAACGTATGCTGTAGATGGCGAAGCCTACCCTTGTATAGGGAAGATTTCTGACATTCATGTTTTTCTTCCAAGGTTCTATGTAAGTAATTGTGTTCTGTGGTGCAGAggttttatgatttgtttatatttattaaagTTTAGTAAGCTTTCAAACtgttatttttgaatgattatttaattaaattttttgttattgaatGGATAAATATGGAAACGTTTCTGTTcttttcaataagaaatttcAGTTCAAATCCTTTACAGTTATACCCCAGAAAATATTTGAAGTTCCGAAATGGGAAGTACCTaatcttcaagaaaaaaaaattaatcttaaCAATGTAAAAGCTCAGTTGGGCAGATATAATCTTGAAGAATGGTCTAAACATACAAAACATAATGATCCTTCGAGTTTTGTTATAAAATTTCTCAAAGATCAGATCGAACCAGAATTGTTGACACAAGCATGGTGCAAGTTTTATGAATGTTTGAATCAATTCAATATCATACCTATTACAAAGAATAGTGACCGATTTGTAAGTTTACACTTATGTGAAGCACCTGGTGGTTTTATATCAGCTTTAAATCATTTTATAAAATTGAACTATGACTTCTTAGATTGGCATTGGGTTGCTACTACACTTAATCCTCAATATGAAGGCAATGAATTATCAGAAATGATTCCGGATGACCGTTTATTGAGATTCACCAGAAAACAATGGTACTTTGGTAAAGACCATACTGGTGATATTACCAAGTTTTACAATCATGTTGATTTAATCAGTGAAATCAAGGAGAAGGTGCTATTAGTTACTGCTGATGGAAGTATCGATTGTATGAGCAATCCTGGAAATCAAGAAAGTTTGGTGAAATATTTGCATTATTGTGAAACAATGACTGCATTATCAATTCTGAAGGAAGAAGGTACATTTGTTCTCAAAATATTCACGATGTTTGAACATTCAACAATTTGCCTCTTATACCTTTTAAATATATCCTTTAGAAGTGTCAGTGCCTTCAAACCATGTACCTCAAAAGGTGGAAATTCAGAAGTGTATATTATTTGTCTAGGTTTCAAAGGCTTTGATTTTATTAAAGATGTTTGGGTAGATTTGATAAATCCTTACAGAGAAGGATATTTTGATGAAGAAGTATCCATGTTTGATATAAATGAAATTCCACAgcaattttttgatgaaataaattcatgttctgaatatttcatgaatttccaGATTGAAACTATAAGGAATAATATTGATAACTTTAGAAAAAGGAATTCTTTGAATCGTTCTCTTATTCATCATACAAAGATTCGAGTGGCCAATATGTATCTCcgaaaatatcatttgaaaaaaattgtacctTCTTACAAATTAGTCCTATTTCCTGAATCTAATTGTGTTCCCGAAATTTTGAGCTGTAAGGTTTTtccaaattataaattattcacTTTAGCCAATATTACAATTGAAACAGTTTTGTCAATTAAATATGGAAAAGTTATAAATAATTTGGAACATTCTAAATTTTGTAATTTAAAATTGTCTGatactttcaaaatatttttcaagaaaaatcaagATCATTTCAGTTTATATAATAGAATTTATATGGACCTAAGTAATGATTATTCCATATTAAATAGaaatgatttcaattgtttttcttatagtgaatttcaacgtgatttcttaaatttttttatttgccaTGATATAAATAAAGACcttcttattttgaatattcCCCTAGTCACCAATTTCTTAGTaggttttttttatatattgtgtTTAGtttatgaagaaatttttgtttacaattatggatgtattttattgaaaaaaggaAAGAATAATATGAAATGTAAATTTATTGAACTGGTATACACtttgaaaacattttatgaaaatcctCCACAGGATATACCATTTAAGATTGATATTTTACAAATTGTTAATGAAGATACAATATTATATAATGACTTTCATACAATAGTTTGTGATTATAATAATTCCttaataaaaatcaatatttgatgTTAAAAATGCCTTTCAATGGGAAATGTATACATATATTCATTTGTTCCATATTaaatatatttctcattctaataatCTTGAGTGGTTTataataaaacaagaaaaaaaattaaatttcgaatgagcgctacgaaatattcattgtTGAGTATCAAGGCACGACCACAATGCCTCTGTTTGCTGTTTTCTCGATGGTAATTTTTGTTAAATAGCATCTGAAATAATCCACAGCTCGATACAATATCAACTTAGTAGGTTACTTATTCAGCTTGAAGGTGGCGTTATATATTCAAAGTTTGAGAACTGtaccaaagttttttttcgtAATTTAGTGTCACCAACTAACTGTACTTTCAGACTTCAGTACTACATTTATAACATAATTTGAGAGTATATCTGAAAAAATGTTACGTTAGAGTAAAAAAAATACGCCAGTAGAATCACAGAACACATGTGTAGAtaaaattttcagcattttgCATTTACACTAATCATAAAGCTAACCAAACAActtgataataattattattgtttaatAACAACAAATATAACAGATACTCAAAAAATGGGTAGTATGGTACATTGCCAGTTATGGATGGGGAGTgtgagtatttatttatttttgatctgATTCAAAATTCCTCAATTTCCTCTTAAtgtctaaaaaaaatataatttttggcaATGTTTTATTTTTGCGTTTCATTTTCTCAGTTGGAACCATATATGACAGAAACTTTTATTTTGTCTGCCTTTCGAAGAATGGGAGAAAATCCACTTAATGTTAAGGTCATGAGGAATAAACTCACTGGAGAACCAGCTGgttattgttttgttcattttgctAATGATGAAGAAGCTATTGATGCAATGCACAAATTAAATGGTAAACCCATTCCTAGTACAAACCCAGTTGTTCGGTTCAGGCTTAATAATGCAAGCAATACTGGAAGAACTCTGCTAGATAGGGAATTTTCAGTGTGGGTTGGTGATTTGAGCCCTGATGTTGATGATTACAATTTATACCGAGTGTTTTCATCCAAGTACAGTACAATAAAGACTGCTAAAGGTAATTAATTTACTGTTATACTACTTTTAGCAATGATGCAGTTTTATGGTTgatatttaaaacaaaaaattatacatgcctaatttccaaaaaaaatggttttcaaatatttccataCAGTTCATCCATAGGTCATTAGGACATAACAATTCAAACTGAGAAAAGGATTATTGCAGATCATTTAAAGAAGCccttgaaagaaatttcatttgttAATTAATTTGTTGATTTACTGATTCAgacattttgaattattcaaattggtattagatgaaaacaatttttagaGAAGATAGGGATGATTTctgattaataaaccttatatttttttcagttatccTTGATAATAGTGGTTTTAGTAAGGGATATGGATTTGTTAGATTTGgtagtgaagatgaaatgaaaaatagtcTTATGTATATGAATGGATATGTAGGTTTAGGAACAAAGCCACTCAAAATATGTAACGCAGTTCCCAAACCAAAAGGTGCTGCTACAAGTACAAATGGTTCATCATTCACCTCTGGCTCAGATTATACTCAATATTATGATCCATCAACTTATTGGCAGAATTATGCGAATTGGCAGAATGTGAgtatatgaatatatttataaatgCTAATCAAGTAGATAGTCTGTTAGTTTTCCTCAAAATAGATATTTTTATTACTGAGAAATTGCAATATCTTACCAAAAAATACTGTATTATAATCTTGTTCTCAAATTAAAGAGTATGTTAagagtaaataaaaaaattcaaaaaatgctGACTTggcatcaggagcttttgagcgttttATCATTCATTCCCCTCTTGTACCCATAGCGATGACAGAATTGGATATAGATATATATTGTATATGAGATATGATTTATCATGTCATTATTGACCGCTAGTCTATCTAAATGAAGAAAACTTGGCATGAACATTTAAGTGGCcatatacatacagggtgtggtgtaattaatggataatcctttactggcgaataggggaggtcatggccgaccagaaaatgtaaagttatgttcagtaaaaataacatagttttcgagatatcggacaatttcatttttttctaaaaagtgcacctttactcactaatttcaatgctgtgatcacaaatcttgttatttctttgggcattgttttttattttactcccaaatagctgtactatgagCTAAattaccaaattcctaccatcttgcatgatttggaaaaaaaagtaggataatcctcatgtttgcaaattcacttacttttttctttaagttatggagaagaaaaaatgtattgagacctttgtgaacatttcataaataaattgtctattttattgcGGTTCTGAAATGGTATAATacatgttattattttattgggtGCTCGGACTACATTTATTATTACAACTGAGGTACTTATTTCAGTGAAAGAAAGTTTTAGGGATTTTTGATGATACCTAATAATGGTTAAATAAAACACAGtaatattttcactatttattttaaattacatTAAGTGCTCGAAATGTCCGCCTTCTGTCTATGGTtggtagtatggcactttttcagaatgaataagttctaatatggttgccaattctcgGTGTAATATTTTTCCGACttcatcgtgtctctctttatattcatgtcctgcaaacatttgatatcctcccgtgatatgttggattgtctcattcgttggacacctatatcggcatcgatcgtcagtaatagttcgatccttagTGATATGCTTGTagtaatttctcgttgagatcacttgttcttggatggctaaaagaaaaccttccgcttctggatacatcgcacctgagcCAATAGTttgacgcttcaatgtcgacatgatcctggtccacctcgttgaaatgtcttccatgcgcAGGgtttctctctccatctttacagtttttcttggtttgtctggtggttgtatgaaaattgctccttgtgaagtggTTGATTCGTctacttcacacagtattttgtagacgtCTGAtatacttgcttgatctctgaagtattcccgaaGGCTTTCTATCAGCCCattagcaagttccatgatgtccgtcaGGCCCTTGCCTTCTTTATTTCttggcagtgtagtcctctcaatacTGCTTTTTGGATGGTGCTTAGGTGCTTTTGTCATCAGCGTTCTTATTTTGCGTTGTAGGTTTTCGATGTTTGTTTTGCTCCATgaaactataccgaatgagtatgttagaattgagcatgcatatgtattgatagctctcgcatgttcttgctgttgaggtttgtatTTGAAATCTTTTTAGTTCTCCTAACAAACTCAGTAGTCAAGTCTTGCtccattctttggtggttgattcgttggttctgtttcattccaaggtatttataaagatatCATCGGATTTCATTGCTTCAATTTTCTGTCCATTTGCAAGAGTAATCCGTTCAttcccattattattattattgtgaagtcgaaattcaaaaaagtataATTTTCCACACTTGTAaggaaaattcatatttcatatttactcacCAGGATGgaaaacaaaatcaatattaGCCAATAATATTATATGAAAGTAAATTCCGAGAGTTTTGGTGGTTACTGATAATTTATAGTTTTTATTTCatctatgaaaaaataatgtgatACTATTGTCATTCAGACTGTTTGAATTACACcctattttatgaattttaagtATCAAAATACATGCTCTCTAACTTTGTTGTATAATTAAAATAGCATTTAGAGATTAGTACATCTAACctccttcattttttttttaattttctttttttagcAAGGATATTATGATCAAAGTGCGAGTAGTGTTAACACTTCAGAAACTAACAATGGCAGTAATGTAACGTCTCATGTTCCTCAGTCAGAAAAAAAGGACGATAGTTTGGAATTAATTGGTATGTATACACTTCATTAATTAGAATTATAATTGGGTTGAAAAGAATCTATTAGATTCTAAATAAGTatttgaagaatgaaaaaagATCCATCTCAACTTTATCTGCGCTGAATACAACTCCAGTAAAACTTGGACAATCATGAAGTGATCTATCTTTCCACAAACCTAAATTGCCCATAAAACTACCTTTCCAACACATCTATTTAAGTTTCTATCAGTAAAAAATGTTGATCAAGTTTAGAGTCTGccgaaaaaatacaaatttgagttattttcatttgtgaaCCATTTAGCTGATTGAATTAGTTTGAATATAAATGTTTATATAATTTGAGATCTCTTGGTATCgtttatattgaaattctaGGGAAAATAGACAAATAGAGAAAGAGGGTTAACATGAGTTTGTGTAGATACACTTGGCGTGAATATTTGCTTAAGGTTGGAAGTCTCACATCAATGCAGAGGCGTATTTCCATTCATCTTTCA
It includes:
- the LOC123671406 gene encoding cap-specific mRNA (nucleoside-2'-O-)-methyltransferase 2, which translates into the protein MDKYGNVSVLFNKKFQFKSFTVIPQKIFEVPKWEVPNLQEKKINLNNVKAQLGRYNLEEWSKHTKHNDPSSFVIKFLKDQIEPELLTQAWCKFYECLNQFNIIPITKNSDRFVSLHLCEAPGGFISALNHFIKLNYDFLDWHWVATTLNPQYEGNELSEMIPDDRLLRFTRKQWYFGKDHTGDITKFYNHVDLISEIKEKVLLVTADGSIDCMSNPGNQESLVKYLHYCETMTALSILKEEGTFVLKIFTMFEHSTICLLYLLNISFRSVSAFKPCTSKGGNSEVYIICLGFKGFDFIKDVWVDLINPYREGYFDEEVSMFDINEIPQQFFDEINSCSEYFMNFQIETIRNNIDNFRKRNSLNRSLIHHTKIRVANMYLRKYHLKKIVPSYKLVLFPESNCVPEILSCKVFPNYKLFTLANITIETVLSIKYGKVINNLEHSKFCNLKLSDTFKIFFKKNQDHFSLYNRIYMDLSNDYSILNRNDFNCFSYSEFQRDFLNFFICHDINKDLLILNIPLVTNFLVGFFYILCLVYEEIFVYNYGCILLKKGKNNMKCKFIELVYTLKTFYENPPQDIPFKIDILQIVNEDTILYNDFHTIVCDYNNSLIKINI
- the LOC123671407 gene encoding tRNA selenocysteine 1-associated protein 1, encoding MGSMVHCQLWMGSLEPYMTETFILSAFRRMGENPLNVKVMRNKLTGEPAGYCFVHFANDEEAIDAMHKLNGKPIPSTNPVVRFRLNNASNTGRTLLDREFSVWVGDLSPDVDDYNLYRVFSSKYSTIKTAKVILDNSGFSKGYGFVRFGSEDEMKNSLMYMNGYVGLGTKPLKICNAVPKPKGAATSTNGSSFTSGSDYTQYYDPSTYWQNYANWQNQGYYDQSASSVNTSETNNGSNVTSHVPQSEKKDDSLELIDHTIAVDVEKMNREKMEQDSNLWDALESSKWMAAEQIEVN